A genome region from Cryptosporidium parvum Iowa II chromosome 8, whole genome shotgun sequence includes the following:
- a CDS encoding hypothetical protein (similar to HMG 1419611; Pf hit 23619511; transcripts identified by EST) — translation MSVLPPQLGSALQLGAVMQANANNASPGLVTHRTPSHSVPGGQSPTVSQTHNISQQSSSSILVPQAHFESNSSSNLLVDILCEVADFSVDLALRLSQRTGTQWRPKILNHNKHLKRPITRQPLEDPNKPKRPHNAYTLWCEHIRQKVREKDPTRSLHIKDLAEMWKNLPELERSPWERKAQDVKQKYLVDMAAYRTTSGSPGHPQASSGTPPPNSMQQLSGIPNQREFYS, via the coding sequence ATGTCAGTACTACCTCCTCAATTGGGATCAGCTCTACAATTAGGAGCAGTTATGCAAGCAAATGCAAATAATGCAAGTCCTGGATTAGTGACTCATAGGACTCCCAGCCATTCTGTGCCAGGAGGACAATCCCCAACTGTCTCTCAAACGCATAATATTAGTCAACAATCCAGTTCTAGCATATTAGTACCACAAGCTCATTTTGAAAGTAATTCATCTTCCAATTTATTGGTGGATATATTATGTGAAGTCGCAGATTTTAGTGTTGATTTGGCTTTAAGACTATCTCAAAGAACTGGCACCCAATGGAGGCCAAAAATACTCAACCATAATAAACATTTGAAAAGACCAATAACTAGACAACCATTAGAGGATCCAAATAAACCAAAAAGACCTCATAATGCTTATACACTTTGGTGTGAACATATACGCCAAAAAGTTCGTGAAAAAGACCCAACTAGATCATTACATATTAAAGACCTTGCAGAAATGTGGAAAAATCTTCCTGAGCTCGAAAGATCACCATGGGAAAGAAAAGCACAAGATGTTAAACAAAAGTATCTTGTAGATATGGCAGCTTATCGTACAACTTCTGGGTCTCCTGGACACCCTCAAGCTTCTTCAGGAACACCTCCGCCTAACTCAATGCAGCAACTTTCTGGAATCCCAAATCAAAGAGAGTTTTATTCGTAA
- a CDS encoding FAD/NAD(P)-binding rossman fold oxidoreductase fused to a glucose-methanol-choline (GMC) oxidoreductase domain, translating to MAFSVIFLLKRTILLVIISIILKSRNTYGIETYNDNDQVPSGIKFDYIIVGAGANGLITARSLLEKYTRRGDEISILIVDKGREYKENELNDEKQTKDNKKNNNENNKKLNSSYNPIIDKNDINIYTSEDGYMIFDSSIEGGKTSYGNTPFIPEDVYSGEYYKSLGLNFDPQRLQESFEFVKSVGDIVQPNVRTSWVIALERAFNETGTFHVGDTNEEDLAPEDSLFENEMTESGYVSSFGIRDNNLEWKTDIVENEYYQDYMATNQDNNLESFNSGAPEYFTSSHYVPYTFLTYGFRRSFERRSATRLLKIDPRLVNHKKLFKILNFHVDKVIFSSLDKDQRENDKFAECIQGKRLTGGYNYSRMKEEVYSKIEKYCIKSGKGKIILSAGALNTPMILQRSGVGSKEDIQISSPGIKNPIIENEYVGKGLRDHPSLSIFGFFRGLSTDNVRIPSSEALFSKRKFGAKCKKQEERDDIIQGCESVSISEFEGFTNNISEVFSEQNIGKECSALIRGVTIRVPNPYSEGEVLWDENNKRPKIRLGLLEDINDLLILEAGFRRLVRLFRSINISTLLVPNNSTHKRVNLFGDHVERKLLLNFADFGNSNHNYTSTSRAIGTEMNHERCNLSNISLYYASQNQNYGHIKEKENDSNMNFNNLEAERQEIDQKEEEEEEEKVANVRKGLEIFDKRGDLSNDQTKSNNGRFNYLKEIHDKFRFQNEGMQSSYYSIMHKFDKSRRDEEKDDITLMKYDASASINNRIDSRYNFFGLRKGETIINEREDRSKNNEPSLWKSLPLILPKLPTYPEQIREYIKKNVKPGNEFVGTTAIGQVVETDCLKLIGAENLFILDEGVLSKHTSSNPIGTSMILSRYAITKIMYDMC from the coding sequence ATGGCCTTTTCtgttatatttttattaaaaaggACAATTTTGTTggtaattatttcaataattttaaaatcaagaaatacATATGGGATTGAAACCTACAATGACAATGATCAAGTACCAAGTGGTatcaaatttgattataTAATTGTTGGTGCAGGTGCAAATGGACTAATAACAGCAAGAAGCTTACTAGAAAAATATACCAGAAGAGGGGACGAAATTAGTATTTTGATTGTGGATAAAGGAAGagaatataaagaaaatgaattgaATGATGAAAAACAGActaaagataataaaaaaaataataatgaaaataataaaaaattgaattcaaGTTATAATCCCATCATTGATAAAAAcgatattaatatatatacatcTGAAGATGGATATATGATATTTGATTCAAGTATTGAAGGAGGAAAGACAAGTTATGGCAATACTCCATTTATTCCCGAAGATGTATATAGTGgagaatattataaatcATTAGgtttaaattttgatcCACAAAGATTACAAgaatcttttgaatttgtGAAAAGTGTTGGAGATATTGTACAACCAAATGTAAGAACATCATGGGTAATAGCTTTAGAGAGAGCATTTAATGAAACAGGAACATTCCACGTTGGAGATACAAATGAAGAAGACTTAGCACCAGAagattcattatttgaaaatgaaatgaCAGAAAGTGGATATGTAAGTTCATTTGGAATTCGAGATAACAATTTGGAATGGAAAACAGATATTgtagaaaatgaatattacCAAGATTATATGGCAACCAATCAAGATAATAACCTAGAATCTTTCAATAGCGGTGCTCCAGAGTACTTCACATCTTCTCATTATGTTCCATATACATTCTTAACTTATGGATTTAGAAGAAGTTTTGAAAGAAGAAGTGCAACTAGACTTTTAAAAATTGATCCAAGATTAGTTAAtcataaaaaattatttaagatACTTAATTTTCATGTGGATAAAGtcatattttcaagtttaGATAAAGATCAAAGAGAAAATGACAAGTTTGCGGAATGTATTCAAGGAAAAAGGTTAACTGGAGGGtataattattcaagaatgaaagaagaagtttattcaaaaattgaaaaatactGTATCAAATCTggaaaaggaaaaataatattatcagCTGGTGCATTAAATACTCCAATGATACTTCAAAGAAGTGGAGTTGGAAGTAAAGAAGATATTCAGATTTCAAGTCCTGGTATAAAAAATccaattattgaaaatgaatatgtTGGAAAAGGATTAAGAGATCATCCTAGTCTAAGTATATTTGGTTTCTTTAGAGGATTAAGTACTGATAATGTTCGTATTCCTAGCTCGGAAGCACTCTTTTCAAAGCGTAAGTTTGGAGCTAAATGCAAGAAACAAGAAGAAAGGGATGATATTATACAAGGTTGTGAGTCTGTGAGTATTTCAGAATTCGAAGGttttactaataatattagtgaAGTTTTTTCGGAACAAAACATCGGTAAAGAATGTTCAGCACTAATTCGTGGTGTAACTATTCGAGTTCCAAATCCATATAGTGAAGGGGAGGTATTATGGGATGAAAATAACAAGAGACCAAAAATAAGGTTGGGACTATTGgaagatattaatgatttattaatattggagGCAGGCTTTAGAAGACTCGTTAGATTATTTAGATCTATAAATATATCTACTTTATTAGTACCAAATAATAGTACTCATAAAAGAGTGAACTTGTTTGGTGACCATGTGGAAAGGAAATtacttttaaattttgCAGACTTTGGTAATTCTAATCATAATTATACAAGTACTTCAAGAGCAATTGGAACAGAAATGAATCATGAGAGATGTAATTTGAGCAATATATCACTTTATTATGCAAgccaaaatcaaaattatgggcatattaaagaaaaggaaaatgattcaaatatgaattttaataatctaGAAGCTGAGAGACAAGAAATTGATcagaaagaagaagaagaagaggaagaaaagGTAGCTAATGTGCGAAAAGGTTTGGAgatatttgataaaagaGGTGACTTATCTAACGATCAAACAAAAAGTAATAACGGtagatttaattatttgaaggaAATACATGATAAATTTAGATTTCAAAATGAAGGAATGCAGTCTTCATATTATAGTATTATGcataaatttgataaatcaCGAAGAGATGAGGAAAAAGATGATATAACTTTGATGAAATATGATGCTTCAgcttcaattaataatagaattgaTTCAAggtataatttttttggtCTTAGAAAAGGTGAAACAATCATTAATGAGAGGGAAGATAGAAGTAAGAATAACGAGCCAAGTTTATGGAAGTCCTTACCGTTAATTCTTCCAAAACTTCCAACTTATCCTGAACAAATCAGAGAATATATAAAGAAGAATGTAAAACCTGGAAATGAATTTGTTGGTACAACTGCTATAGGGCAAGTTGTAGAGACAGATTGTCTTAAGTTGATTGGGGCTGAAAACTTATTTATATTAGATGAAGGAGTTTTAAGCAAGCATACAAGTTCAAATCCAATAGGAACAAGCATGATATTGTCAAGATATGCAATCACAAAGATAATGTATGATATGTGTTAA